In one window of Dictyoglomus sp. NZ13-RE01 DNA:
- a CDS encoding uroporphyrinogen decarboxylase produces MKDNEWKILVDCANLKEQERIPIALIVDSPWIPGFLGIKHTQFYAIQEVWLNAYFTIKKLFPEIIFIPDFWVEFGMAQEPSGFGCKIQFSENQTPNINPIIESADDLGEFLKRCKIPNPKTDGLMPIVLEIYKYVEPKINERGEKIKIVASRGPCAIASHLMGVTEFLVAVKAYEEEAQKLLEITTQLVIDWLTAQIESLHEVEGILVLDDIVGFFSEKDYLDYIHPHLKKIFSSFNFPVKMYHNDTDNPVHYKYIPELGVNIFNFTHLQDINKVYELTEGKVCLMGNIPPLDVLALGSEEDVEKSVENLIKSFGKKRGFILSAGGGTSPGTPEKNIRAMIRKSQTI; encoded by the coding sequence ATGAAAGATAATGAATGGAAAATTTTAGTGGACTGTGCCAATTTAAAGGAACAAGAAAGAATTCCTATAGCTCTTATTGTGGATAGTCCATGGATACCAGGCTTTTTGGGTATTAAGCATACTCAGTTTTATGCAATTCAAGAAGTATGGTTAAATGCCTATTTTACTATTAAAAAGCTATTTCCAGAAATTATATTTATACCAGATTTTTGGGTTGAATTTGGCATGGCTCAAGAACCATCTGGCTTTGGTTGCAAAATTCAATTTAGCGAAAATCAAACTCCAAATATTAATCCAATTATTGAATCCGCAGATGACTTAGGAGAATTTTTAAAAAGATGCAAAATCCCAAATCCAAAGACTGACGGACTAATGCCTATTGTTTTAGAGATTTATAAATATGTAGAACCAAAAATAAATGAAAGAGGCGAAAAAATAAAAATTGTTGCCAGTAGAGGTCCCTGTGCAATAGCAAGCCACTTAATGGGAGTTACAGAATTTTTAGTTGCTGTTAAAGCCTATGAAGAAGAAGCCCAAAAACTATTAGAAATAACGACTCAACTTGTTATTGATTGGTTAACAGCTCAAATTGAATCATTACATGAGGTAGAAGGCATTTTAGTTTTAGATGATATTGTAGGATTCTTTTCAGAAAAGGATTATTTAGACTACATACATCCCCATCTGAAAAAGATTTTTTCTTCCTTCAATTTTCCAGTAAAAATGTACCACAATGATACAGATAATCCAGTGCACTATAAGTATATTCCAGAACTTGGAGTTAACATATTTAATTTCACCCATTTACAGGACATAAATAAAGTCTATGAGCTTACAGAAGGAAAAGTATGTCTAATGGGCAATATTCCACCCCTTGATGTTCTTGCATTAGGAAGTGAAGAAGATGTAGAAAAAAGTGTAGAGAATTTGATAAAATCCTTTGGGAAAAAGAGGGGTTTTATATTATCTGCTGGTGGAGGAACATCTCCAGGAACTCCCGAAAAAAATATAAGAGCAATGATTAGAAAAAGCCAAACAATATAG
- a CDS encoding cobalamin-binding protein, which translates to MFDFNELISAVVEGNRKKVKELVELAIKEGISPEDILNKGLIVGMTIVGEKMKNGEYFVPEVLLSARSMQGGLELLKPLLVKSGLPLKGKIVIGTVKGDLHDIGKNLVAMMLEGAGYQVIDLGVDVPPEKFVEAVKLHKPDILGMSALLTTTMPNMKLTIEALEREGLRSKVKVIVGGAPVTNTFALEIGADGYGEDAVSAVSLVNNLLNR; encoded by the coding sequence ATGTTTGATTTTAATGAATTAATCAGTGCAGTTGTTGAAGGAAATAGGAAAAAGGTTAAAGAGTTAGTGGAGTTAGCAATTAAAGAAGGCATTTCTCCAGAAGATATATTAAATAAGGGATTAATTGTAGGAATGACTATCGTAGGGGAGAAAATGAAAAATGGAGAATACTTTGTTCCAGAAGTTTTGCTCTCTGCACGTTCCATGCAGGGAGGACTTGAACTTTTAAAGCCACTATTAGTAAAAAGCGGACTACCATTAAAAGGGAAGATTGTAATAGGAACGGTTAAAGGAGATTTACATGATATTGGGAAAAATTTGGTAGCTATGATGTTAGAAGGAGCAGGTTATCAAGTAATTGATTTGGGAGTGGATGTTCCACCAGAAAAATTTGTGGAGGCTGTTAAATTGCATAAACCAGATATTTTGGGAATGTCTGCGCTTCTTACTACTACTATGCCAAACATGAAGCTTACTATAGAGGCTTTAGAAAGGGAAGGTTTAAGAAGTAAGGTAAAAGTAATTGTAGGAGGTGCGCCTGTGACTAATACTTTTGCGTTGGAGATAGGGGCGGATGGTTATGGAGAAGATGCAGTTTCCGCAGTATCGTTAGTAAATAACTTATTAAATAGATAA
- a CDS encoding alpha-glucuronidase, translated as MKGKQNYDLCWLNYRPINISDDLKVTLKHLVLINVDSKIIRDEYKKFCRSSFNINPQFKSSISNMDSCVILGLIKDLKNLFPHLNSVESSLKMGGFYITKISNHPMKILIVGSDNISLLYALFKFFEILRINSSLDLNIIENPKLDLRLLNHWDNLDGTIERGYSGKSVFFKDNKIIINERTYDYARLIASIGINGVVINNVNVKKNEIELITSKYLKRLSQLAEVFKDYGIKIYLSINFASPIYLGNLETADPLDKRVQNWWKEKVKEIYEFIPNFGGFLVKADSEFNPGPYVYGRTHADGANMLSEALSRYNGIVIWRAFVYNCMQDWRDYKTDRAKAAFENFMPLDGSFNDNVYLQIKFGPMDFQVREPVSPLFGALKKTNQILEIQITQEYTGQQIHLCYLPTYWKEILNFDTYAEGKNSEVKKRIRGIAGVSNIGDDINWTGHDLAQANLYGFGRLSWNPDEDVEKITKDWIVLTFGKKEKVINNIFYMLIKSHKIYEKYTTPFGLGWMVNPGHHYGPNPEGYEYSHWGTYHRANYEAIGVDRTSKGTGFTLQYNSPWREIFDNIETCPEELLLFFHRVRYDYKLKSGKTLLQSIYDLHFEGVEEAELLREKWIELKDEIEDTIFQRVLNRLNMQIEHAKEWRDVINTYFYRKTGIPDEKGRKIYP; from the coding sequence GTGAAAGGAAAACAAAATTATGATTTGTGCTGGCTAAATTATAGACCCATAAATATTAGTGATGACTTAAAAGTGACCCTTAAACATTTAGTATTAATAAATGTAGATTCTAAAATAATAAGAGATGAATACAAAAAATTTTGTAGGAGTAGTTTTAATATAAATCCGCAATTCAAAAGTTCCATCTCAAATATGGATTCTTGCGTCATTTTAGGACTTATTAAAGATCTTAAGAATTTATTTCCTCATTTGAACTCTGTAGAATCTTCTCTAAAAATGGGAGGATTTTATATAACAAAAATTAGTAACCATCCGATGAAGATTCTAATCGTAGGAAGTGATAATATTTCCCTCCTTTATGCCCTTTTCAAATTTTTTGAGATATTAAGGATTAATAGTTCGTTAGATCTTAATATTATAGAAAATCCTAAACTTGATTTGAGATTACTCAATCATTGGGATAACCTGGATGGAACTATAGAGAGAGGATATTCAGGTAAATCAGTATTTTTTAAAGATAACAAAATCATTATTAATGAGAGAACTTACGATTATGCACGTCTTATTGCCTCTATAGGAATAAATGGTGTAGTTATTAACAATGTTAATGTAAAAAAGAATGAAATAGAATTAATAACCTCAAAATATCTTAAAAGGTTATCACAACTTGCTGAGGTTTTTAAAGATTATGGTATAAAAATATACCTCAGTATAAATTTTGCTTCACCAATATACCTTGGAAACCTGGAAACTGCAGATCCCTTGGATAAAAGAGTACAAAACTGGTGGAAAGAAAAGGTAAAAGAAATTTATGAATTTATACCTAATTTTGGTGGGTTTTTAGTTAAGGCAGACTCAGAATTTAATCCTGGACCTTATGTTTATGGTAGAACTCATGCAGATGGAGCCAATATGCTATCAGAAGCTTTATCTCGGTACAATGGAATCGTAATCTGGAGAGCCTTTGTATACAATTGTATGCAAGATTGGCGAGACTATAAAACAGATAGAGCAAAAGCTGCTTTTGAGAATTTCATGCCTTTAGATGGATCCTTTAATGATAATGTTTACCTACAAATAAAATTTGGTCCTATGGACTTTCAAGTTCGAGAGCCGGTATCTCCATTATTTGGTGCACTGAAGAAAACAAATCAAATCTTAGAAATTCAAATAACTCAAGAATATACAGGTCAACAAATTCACCTATGTTACCTACCTACCTATTGGAAAGAAATTCTCAACTTTGATACTTATGCAGAAGGAAAAAATTCTGAAGTTAAAAAAAGAATTAGAGGTATAGCTGGGGTCTCTAATATTGGTGATGATATAAATTGGACTGGACATGACTTAGCTCAGGCAAATTTATATGGATTTGGAAGACTTTCATGGAATCCTGATGAGGATGTAGAAAAAATTACAAAGGATTGGATTGTTCTAACTTTTGGAAAGAAAGAGAAGGTTATTAATAATATTTTTTACATGCTAATAAAGTCCCACAAAATATACGAAAAATATACTACTCCTTTTGGACTGGGTTGGATGGTGAATCCAGGACACCATTATGGTCCAAATCCTGAGGGGTATGAATACTCCCACTGGGGAACATACCATAGAGCAAACTATGAAGCTATAGGAGTAGATAGAACATCAAAAGGAACAGGTTTTACTCTACAATATAATTCTCCGTGGAGAGAAATATTCGATAATATAGAAACATGTCCAGAAGAACTACTACTATTTTTTCATAGAGTAAGATATGATTATAAGCTAAAATCAGGTAAAACTCTTTTACAATCTATCTATGACCTACATTTTGAAGGAGTAGAAGAGGCGGAGCTTCTTAGGGAGAAATGGATAGAACTAAAAGATGAAATTGAAGATACAATTTTTCAAAGGGTATTAAATAGGTTAAATATGCAAATAGAGCATGCAAAAGAATGGAGAGATGTAATAAATACTTATTTTTATAGAAAAACTGGGATTCCTGATGAAAAGGGAAGAAAAATATATCCATAA